A single genomic interval of Cucumis sativus cultivar 9930 chromosome 7, Cucumber_9930_V3, whole genome shotgun sequence harbors:
- the LOC101219151 gene encoding transcription factor bHLH95 — translation MSAHHHPSWTLLNYSGSDIDDDDNNNNHENNNNNNTGYLPPPPPMQAGKKRELETEGKSAGATESSDHDIHIWTERERRKKMRNMFSNLHALLPHLPPKADKSSIVDEAVNYIKTLQETFQRLHKQKVEKLNNNNNNNNNPSMGCSKIVHHPLPTTREAFLADQASSNDDMSSSATLLSHLSTTITPENVLSNLPLPSPPSAFQTWTSSNLVLSVCGRHAHFCVCSAKKPGLFAALCYVLDKYRIDVVSAHVSSDVHQSFFMIQAHVSRGYNEFGAATVAEDTFKEAAGEIIFWLSS, via the exons ATGTCCGCCCACCACCACCCTTCTTGGACCCTCCTTAACTACTCTGGTAGCGACATCGACGATGAtgacaacaacaacaaccatgaaaacaacaacaacaacaacactGGCTACCTCCCCCCTCCTCCCCCGATGCAAGCGGGGAAGAAGAGAGAGCTAGAAACCGAGGGAAAATCGGCTGGTGCTACTGAGTCATCTGATCATGACATTCATATTTGGACGGAGAGAGAGCGAcggaagaaaatgagaaatatgTTCTCTAATCTTCATGCCTTGCTTCCTCATCTTCCTCCTAAG GCAGACAAATCCAGTATAGTAGACGAAGCAGTAAACTACATAAAAACCCTTCAAGAAACCTTTCAGAGACTCCACAAACAAAAGGTCGAAAAactcaacaacaacaacaacaataataataacccaTCTATGGGCTGCTCAAAGATTGTTCATCATCCCTTGCCCACAACCCGTGAGGCATTCTTGGCCGACCAAGCCTCCTCCAACGACGACATGTCGTCATCCGCCACCCTACTTTCTCATCTTTCCACCACGATCACCCCCGAAAATGTTCTTAGTAATCTCCCGCTGCCATCGCCACCCTCCGCCTTCCAAACTTGGACTTCCTCCAACCTTGTTTTGAGTGTCTGCGGTCGCCACGCTCATTTTTGTGTCTGCTCCGCCAAGAAACCTGGCCTCTTTGCTGCCCTTTGTTATGTTCTTGACAAATATCGAATCGACGTTGTTTCTGCTCATGTCTCCTCCGATGTGCATCAGTCCTTCTTTATGATTCAAGCTCAT GTGAGCAGAGGTTACAATGAATTTGGGGCAGCAACGGTAGCGGAGGATACATTCAAGGAAGCTGCAGGGGAGATTATATTCTGGCTGTCTTCTTGA